A window of the Helianthus annuus cultivar XRQ/B chromosome 4, HanXRQr2.0-SUNRISE, whole genome shotgun sequence genome harbors these coding sequences:
- the LOC110936983 gene encoding uncharacterized protein LOC110936983 produces MDNHEMIIGPRQDLVQNQQMGLRHGQNMVVGQNRNIGLAHTHKHDIKLGENGNQDMRLGHNHGHNHGLDRELLMNHEIATEFEESNQHNNGYDENDEDGDDLDHGMDQERVKSHDSHMVLSDQTHELGLPNNHSLAVVENHELDENLDLVVHPHSHSEMGVVPLAAQRPDLVVTAPVIQTRTLVPSPNYELMVGQEFPDVTSCRRALRHTAIALHFEIQTVKSDKTRFTAKCASEGCPWRIHAAKLPGVPTFTIRTIHAEHTCGGIAHLGHQQASVQWVANSVEQRLKENPQCKPKEILEEIHRVHGITLSYKQAWRGKERIMAALRGSFEEDYRLLPQYCDQVRRTNPESIASVYVNPNDNCFQRLFISFQASIYGFLNACRPLLGLDRTVLKSKYLGTLLFATGFDGDGALFPLAFGVVDEENNENWMWFLSELHNLLEINTENMPRLTILSDRQKSIVDGVEANFPTAFHGFCMRHLSESFRKEFNNTMIVNLLWDAANALTVMEFESKILEIEEISQEAAYWIRRVPARLWATAYFEGTRFGHLTANIVESLNAWILEASGLPIIQMMECIRRQLMTWFNERRETSMQWTSILVPTAERRVSEAIERARTYQVLRANEAEFEVISHEGTNIVDIRNRCCLCRGWQLYGLPCAHAVAALLSCRQNVHRFTESCFTVATYRKAYSQTIHPIPDKTLWKEMSDGILQGEGGSNVSEIIINPPKSLRPPGRPRKRRVRSEDRGREKRVVHCSRCNQTGHFRTTCSAPI; encoded by the coding sequence ATGGATAACCATGAGATGATTATCGGACCAAGACAAGACTTGGTTCAAAACCAACAAATGGGATTACGTCATGGTCAGAATATGGTGGTTGGGCAGAATCGTAATATCGGATTAGCACATACCCACAAGCACGATATAAAACTAGGTGAAAACGGTAATCAAGATATGCGTTTGGGACATAACCATGGTCACAATCACGGTCTTGACCGTGAGTTGCTGATGAACCACGAGATAGCAACCGAATTTGAGGAAAGCAACCAACATAATAACGGATACGATGAAAACGATGAAGATGGTGATGATCTTGATCATGGTATGGATCAAGAAAGGGTCAAATCCCATGATTCTCATATGGTTCTTTCTGATCAAACTCACGAATTAGGTTTACCTAATAATCATAGTTTAGCGGTTGTTGAGAATCACGAGCTTGACGAAAACTTAGACCTTGTGGTGCACCCACACTCGCACTCCGAAATGGGTGTGGTCCCGTTGGCGGCTCAACGGCCGGACCTTGTGGTCACAGCCCCAGTAATTCAAACCCGAACCTTAGTTCCTTCTCCAAACTATGAACTAATGGTAGGTCAAGAATTTCCCGACGTTACGAGCTGTCGAAGGGCGTTGAGACACACCGCAATTGCTCTACACTTCGAGATACAAACCGTTAAATCTGATAAAACGCGGTTTACTGCCAAGTGTGCGAGTGAAGGGTGCCCGTGGAGAATACACGCTGCTAAGCTGCCAGGTGTCCCCACTTTCACCATCCGAACTATTCACGCTGAACACACGTGCGGTGGGATCGCGCACCTCGGTCACCAACAAGCTTCGGTTCAGTGGGTTGCTAATTCTGTAGAACAACGGCTCAAAGAAAACCCACAATGCAAACCAAAAGAGATTCTAGAAGAAATCCATCGTGTTCATGGGATTACGTTATCGTATAAACAAGCTTGGAGAGGTAAAGAACGAATCATGGCGGCTTTACGCGGTTCTTTTGAAGAAGATTATCGTCTTTTACCACAATATTGTGATCAAGTAAGGCGCACGAATCCTGAGAGTATAGCTTCGGTTTATGTGAACCCAAATGATAACTGTTTTCAACGGTTGTTTATCTCTTTTCAAGCTTCGATTTACGGGTTTTTGAATGCGTGTAGACCGCTTCTTGGGCTTGATAGAACTGTGTTAAAAAGCAAGTATCTTGGGACTTTGCTTTTTGCCACAGGTTTCGATGGTGATGGGGCGTTGTTTCCTCTGGCTTTTGGGGTCGTCGATGAAGAAAATAACGAAAATTGGATGTGGTTTCTTTCCGAATTACATAATTTATTGGAAATAAACACGGAAAACATGCCGAGACTTACGATTTTATCAGACAGACAAAAAAGTATTGTCGACGGTGTGGAGGCCAATTTCCCGACAGCTTTTCATGGGTTTTGTATGCGTCATCTTAGTGAAAGTTTTAGAAAAGAGTTCAACAACACGATGATTGTTAACCTTTTATGGGACGCAGCAAACGCATTAACCGTAATGGAATTTGAATCCAAAATCTTGGAAATTGAAGAGATATCTCAAGAAGCTGCTTATTGGATTAGACGTGTTCCTGCTCGTTTATGGGCTACAGCGTATTTCGAAGGGACCCGTTTTGGTCATTTGACAGCTAACATAGTTGAATCGTTAAACGCATGGATTCTGGAAGCTTCTGGGCTTCCCATTATTCAAATGATGGAATGTATTCGGCGGCAGTTAATGACGTGGTTTAACGAGAGACGTGAAACCAGCATGCAATGGACTTCAATACTTGTTCCTACTGCAGAAAGACGGGTTTCAGAAGCTATCGAACGGGCCCGCACATATCAGGTTCTTAGAGCAAACGAGGCTGAATTTGAGGTTATTTCACATGAAGGGACGAATATTGTCGATATCCGAAACCGTTGTTGTTTGTGTCGGGGATGGCAGCTTTACGGGCTGCCGTGTGCTCATGCTGTGGCGGCTCTTTTATCTTGTAGACAAAACGTTCATCGGTTTACTGAAAGTTGTTTTACGGTTGCAACTTACAGGAAAGCGTATTCGCAAACGATTCATCCGATTCCTGATAAAACACTTTGGAAAGAAATGTCGGACGGGATTTTACAAGGTGAAGGTGGTAGTAATGTGAGTGAAATTATTATAAATCCACCGAAATCACTTAGACCACCGGGAAGACCGAGAAAAAGGAGGGTCCGGTCAGAAGATAGAGGACGTGAGAAACGGGTCGTGCATTGCAGTCGGTGCAATCAAACGGGTCATTTTAGAACCACTTGTTCTGCACCTATATGA
- the LOC110936981 gene encoding uncharacterized protein LOC110936981 has product MQICEEIASEIKEFLSSKIFDPFGNDNVPTYTQIILASSIGLIIAAAMHIRFRKIIRYNKNIIPWIRVSKTRQPLKLERFPDYVARLMGFHDTRECPYLCKLASDYIRKVEGCEEDMYSFFGDDLQADSLFIKLVEEFERCILSYFAFHWSHASFMITQVLGPDGHEPKKKFKNIVMQATREQRFERVTKNLKVARVFTTLVEEMKAIGLTTDDSECTDVMVPMAHKDRSPVLLFMGGGMGAGKSTVLKDLLKEPFWAGASANAVVIEADAFKESDVIYRALSSRGHHDMLHTAELVHQSSTDAASSLLVTALNEGRDVIMDGTLSWVPFVVQTITMARNVHRKRYRMGPGYKKNPDGSVIENYWELEEESELIDNQKRRPYRIELVGVVCDPYLAVIRGIRRAIMCRRAVRVRSQLTSHKRFANAFITYCQLVDNARLYLTNALEGPPKLIGWKDKEKTLLVDPDEIIILKTIERLNEAADSIHELYKQTNPANQHGSVWKDIVMSPSRLSIQKELKYSIQKCEAMKQF; this is encoded by the exons ATGCAGATATGTGAAGAAATTGCATCTGAAATAAAAGAGTTTTTATCATCCAAAATCTTTGATCCATTTGGCAACGATAACGTTCCCACCTATACACAAATCATCCTAGCATCTTCAATCGGTTTGATCATTGCCGCTGCTATGCACATTAGATTCCGGAAAATAATACGCTACAATAAGAACATCATCCCATGGATTCGAGTTTCTAAAACCAGACAACCATTAAAGCTCGAGAGATTCCCTGATTATGTAG CTCGGCTGATGGGTTTCCATGATACCCGAGAATGCCCGTATTTGTGCAAACTAGCTTCTGATTATATCAGGAAAGTAGAAGGATGTGAGGAAGATATGTATTCGTTCTTCGGTGATGACTTGCAGGCTGATTCATTGTTCATAAAATTGGTTGAGGAATTTGAGCGATGTATTCTTAGCTACTTCGCTTTTCATTGGAGCCATGCTTCTTTCATGATCACTCAG GTGTTGGGTCCGGATGGACATGAACCGAAAAAGAAATTCAAGAACATAGTTATGCAAGCCACAAG GGAACAAAGGTTCGAGAGGGTGACAAAGAACCTAAAAGTTGCACGAGTGTTCACAACACTAGTAGAAGAAATGAAGGCAATAGGCCTTACTACAGATGATTCGGAATGTACAGATGTTATGGTCCCGATGGCACACAAAGACCGTAGTCCGGTTCTTCTTTTTATGGGTGGCGGCATGGGTGCTGGAAAGAGTACCGTTCTTAAAGACCTTCTCAAAGA ACCATTTTGGGCAGGAGCATCAGCAAATGCTGTTGTAATAGAGGCAGATGCCTTCAAAGAATCCGATGTTATTTACAGAGCTCTAAGCTCCAGAGGCCATCATGACATGCTTCATACGGCTGAGCTG GTGCATCAATCATCTACAGATGCAGCCTCATCACTCCTTGTAACAGCACTAAACGAAGGCAGAGATGTAATCATGGACGGAACCCTCTCGTGGGTCCCCTTTGTCGTGCAGACAATAACAATGGCTAGAAACGTTCACCGCAAACGTTACCGTATGGGGCCCGGTTACAAAAAGAATCCAGATGGAAGTGTTATTGAGAATTATTGGGAACTTGAAGAAGAAAGTGAGTTAATAGATAACCAAAAGAGAAGACCATACAGGATAGAACTAGTTGGTGTTGTTTGTGACCCTTATTTAGCTGTCATAAGAGGCATAAG GAGGGCGATTATGTGCCGAAGAGCTGTGAGGGTTAGATCACAGTTAACATCACATAAACGATTTGCAAATGCGTTTATAACTTACTGTCAACTTGTAGACAATGCAAGACTATATCTAACCAACGCGTTAGAAGGACCACCAAAG CTGATAGGATGGAAAGACAAAGAAAAGACCTTACTGGTTGACCCTGATGAGATAATCATATTGAAGACGATAGAACGATTAAATGAAGCAGCAGACTCGATACACGAACTTTACAAGCAGACAAACCCCGCGAACCAACATGGGTCGGTTTGGAAAGACATTGTAATGTCACCTTCAAGGTTAAGCATTCAAAAAGAGCTCAAGTATTCTATCCAGAAATGTGAAGCCATGAAACAATTTTAA
- the LOC110936980 gene encoding histone H1 produces the protein MATVAATPTVKDVKVKKARKPSVPPQHPPYLEMIKDAIVSLKERTGSSSQAIGKFIEGKYKNLPANYKKLLATQLKKNAADGKLVKVKASFKLPPKADSAKPAAKPKAVKKALAKKKAVATPTKAKAKAPAAKPKAAAAPKAKPAPKAKPAAKPKAAAKPKAVAKPKAVAKPKAAAKPAAKAAKTSARSTPGKAAAAKKAPVKKAAAKKVATPKKAAAGKKGKK, from the exons ATGGCAACCGTAGCAGCAACACCCACCGTGAAGGATGTCAAAGTCAAGAAAGCTAGGAAGCCTTCTGTTCCACCTCAGCATCCTCCTTACCTTGAG ATGATAAAGGATGCGATTGTGTCGTTGAAGGAGAGAACCGGTTCGAGTTCACAAGCGATTGGGAAGTTCATTGAAGGGAAGTATAAGAATTTACCGGCGAATTATAAGAAATTGTTGGCTACACAATTGAAGAAAAATGCTGCTGATGGTAAGCTGGTTAAGGTCAAGGCTTCTTTCAAGCTGCCGCCGAAGGCTGATTCAGCCAAGCCAGCTGCTAAGCCGAAAGCTGTGAAGAAAGCGCTGGCTAAGAAGAAGGCTGTTGCTACTCCTACAAAAGCTAAAGCTAAAGCTCCGGCTGCCAAGCCGAAAGCAGCAGCGGCTCCCAAGGCTAAACCAGCTCCTAAAGCCAAGCCGGCTGCTAAACCTAAAGCTGCTGCTAAACCCAAAGCTGTGGCTAAGCCGAAAGCGGTGGCTAAGCCAAAAGCGGCGGCTAAGCCAGCTGCTAAGGCGGCTAAGACTTCGGCTCGATCGACGCCGGGAAAAGCAGCGGCGGCTAAGAAGGCTCCGGTGAAGAAGGCTGCAGCTAAGAAGGTAGCTACGCCGAAGAAAGCGGCTGCTGGAAAGAAGGGAAAGAAGTGA